TCGCCGCCTTCGGGGCCAAGGTCGAGGATCCAGTCGGCGGTCTTGATGACTTCGAGATTGTGTTCGATCACGACCACCGTGTTGCCGCTCTCGACCAGCTCATGCAGCACTTCAAGCAGCTTCGCCACGTCGTGGAAATGAAGTCCCGTGGTCGGCTCGTCGAGAATGTAGATCGTGCGGCCGGTCGCGCGCCGCGACAGTTCCTTGGCTAGCTTGATGCGCTGCGCCTCGCCGCCCGAAAGCGTCGTCGCCTGCTGGCCGACCTTGATATAGCCGAGGCCAACGCGCTGGAGGATTTCCATCTTGTCGCGCACCGCCGGCACGGCCTTGAAGAAGCTCGCCGCCTCATCCACCGTCATTTCCAGCACGTCGGCAATCGACTTGTCCTTGAATTTCACTTCCAGCGTCTCGCGGTTATAGCGGTGTCCGTGGCAGACATCGCACTCCACATAGACGTCGGGCAGGAAGTGCATTTCGATCTTGATGACGCCGTCGCCCTGGCAAGCTTCGCAGCGGCCTCCCTTCACGTTGAAGGAGAAGCGTCCCGGCTTGTAGCCGCGCGCGCGGCTTTCCGGCAGTTCGGCGAACCAGTCGCGAATGAAAGTGAACGAGCCCGTATAGGTCGCCGGGTTCGAGCGCGGCGTGCGGCCGATGGGCGACTGGTCGATGTCGATGATCTTGTCGAGATGTTCGAGCCCGAAAATCTCGTCGAAGGCGCCCGGGTGGTCGCGCGTATTGTTCAGGCGCCGCGACACGGCCTTGTAGATCGTTTCGATCAGGAGCGTCGACTTGCCGCCGCCCGACACGCCGGTAACGCAGGTGAAGGTGCCGAGCGGAATTTCCGCCGTCACATCCTTCAGATTGTTTTCCTTCGCGCCCGTCACCTTCAGCCATTTGCCATTGCCGGGGCGGCGTGTGGCGGGCAGGGGGATCTGCAGAAAACCCGTCAGGTACTGCCCGGTGAGGCTTTCAGGATTCGCCATGATGTCTTCGGGCGTTCCTTCCGCCACCACACGGCCGCCATGCACGCCCGCGCCCGGCCCCATGTCGACCACGTGATCGGCGACGCGGATCGCATCCTCGTCATGCTCCACCACGATCACCGTATTCCCGAGGTCGCGCAGCCGCTTCAGCGTCTCGAGCAGCCGGTCATTGTCGCGCTGGTGAAGGCCGATGGAAGGTTCGTCCAGCACATAGAGAACGCCCGTCAGGCCCGAACCGATCTGCGATGCGAGCCGGATGCGCTGGCTCTCGCCGCCGGACAATGTGCCGGAATTGCGCGCCAGCGTCAGATATTCGAGGCCGACATTGTTGAGGAAATGCAGCCGTTCGCGGATTTCCTTCAGCACCCGGCCGGCGATTTCGTTCTGCTTCGCCGTCAGGTGGCCGCCGAGTTCGGCGAACCATTTGTCGGCCGCGCGGATCGACATCTGCGAGACTTCGCCGATATGGCATTTGGCGATCTTCACGGAGAGCGCCTCCGGCTTCAGGCGGAAGCCGTGGCAGGCGTCGCAATCCGTGATGCCCTGATAGCGTTCGATTTCCTCTCGCGCCCAGGCGCTGTCCGTTTCTTTCCAGCGCCGCTCCAGATTGGGGATCACGCCCTCGAACGGCTTCTTCGTCTTGTAGGAGCGCATGCCGTCATCATAGGCAAAGGTCACGACTTCATCGCCGGAGCCGTAGAGGATCACCTCCTGCGCTTCTTCCGGCAGTTGCGACCAGGGCGCCGTCATCGAGAATTTGTACTGCTTCGCTAGCGCCATCAGCGTCTGCGTGTAATAGGGCGAGGTCGAGCGTGACCAGGGTGCGATGGCGCCCTTTTTCAGCGATAGGCCGTGATCCGGCACCACGAGGTCAGGGTCCATATAGAATTGCGTGCCGAGCCCGTCGCATTCCGGGCAGGCGCCGAACGGGTTGTTGAACGAAAAGAGCCGCGGCTCGATTTCATCGATGGTGAAGCCGGAGACGGGACAGGCAAACCGCGAGGAAAAAATGATCCGCTCCGCGTCCGCGCTTTTCTTGTCGTCTTTCGGGGCATCCGCCATTTCGATCACGGCAATGCCGTCCGCGAGATCGAGGGCGATTTCGAAGCTGTCGGCCAGCCGGTTGCCGAGATCGCCGCGCACGACGATGCGGTCCACCACCACGTCGATATCGTGCTTCAGCTTCTTGTTGAGCGCAGGCACGTCCGCGATCTCGTAGAAAGTGCCGTCCACCTTCACGCGCTGGAAGCCCTTCTTCTGCAGTTCGGCGAATTCCTTGCGGTATTCGCCCTTGCGGCCGCGCACGATCGGCGCCAGCAGGAAGAGCCGCGTGCCCTCCGGCAGCGCCATCACGCGGTCGACCATCTGCGTCACGGTCTGGCTTTCGATGGGCAGCCCCGTGGCGGGCGAATAGGGAATGCCGATGCGGGCCCAGAGGAGGCGCATATAGTCGTGAATTTCGGTGACGGTGCCGACCGTCGAGCGCGGGTTGCGCGAGGTTGTCTTCTGCTCAATGGAGATGGCGGGCGAGAGGCCGTCGATCTGGTCGACATCCGGCTTCTGCATCATCTCCAGGAATTGCCGCGCATAGGCCGACAGGCTTTCGACATAGCGGCGCTGGCCCTCGGCATAGATCGTGTCGAAGGCGAGCGACGACTTGCCGGAACCCGACAGGCCGGTAATCACGATCAGCTCGTCGCGCGGCAGTTCCACGCTTACATCGTGCAGATTGTGCTCGCGCGCGCCGACCACCCGGATAAAGCGGTTCTGCACGTCGCTATGCTTGTTGGGCGCGGATTTCTTCGAGGCGGTGCTCATCGGGCCGGAACTCTCACGGGCGCGGACTGCCTTGCGGGCGGCGCGCATCTTTCGCTACGGGGAATGTGGCTTGGTCTCAGGCATCATGTATGTAGGGCCGCAGGGGCAGCTTCAAGGGCCAAGACCCCGCGACATAAAAGAATCGCAGGACCCGGGAAGCATCTTGCCTCAAATTGCATGTTGTGAGAACATAATAAGAACAAACAGGCTTTCAAGGCGGCGGGGGACAGATGGGTTTGAATTTTGATACGCTCACTTATTCCGAAAGGCTCCAATCGGCTGGCGCTTCCAAGCAGCTGGCCGACGAACATGCAAAGCTGGCGCGCGACATGGTCATCGCCGATCTCGTTACCAAAGAGGATTTCCGGGCCGGCATGAATGCGCTGAAGTCCGAGCTGGAAGCCACGATGGCCAGACATGGCCTGCGAATGACCCTGTTGTTTGGCGGTATGATCGCTGGCGCGATGACTTTGCTGCTTGCTGCCATTCCTCTTGTCGTTTGATCCACAGCTTTTTTATCGAGATCGCTGGCCCATGACCGCACCTGCGGCTAGGGTCCGCGCAATAAACATCCAACCGGCGAGGGCGAGAACATGGCAGGCAGCGTCAACAAGGTCATCCTGATCGGCAATGTAGGCGCCGACCCCGAAATCCGCCGCACGCAGGACGGCAGGCCGATCGCCAACCTCCGCATCGCGACGTCGGAAAGCTGGCGCGACAAGAACACGGGCGAGCGCCGCGAGAAGACCGAGTGGCACCGCGTCGTCGTCTTCAACGAAGGCCTCTGCAAGGTCATCGAGCAATATGTGAAGAAGGGCGCCAAGCTTTACATCGAAGGCGCGCTCCAGACCCGTAAGTGGACCGACCAGTCCGGCGTCGAGAAATACTCCACCGAAATCGTGCTGCAGGGCTTCAACTCGACGCTGACCATGCTGGACGGCAAGGGTGGCGGCGGCTCTTCGGGCGGTGGCGGCGATTACGGCAGCGGCTCCGACGATTTCGGCGGCGGCAGCGGTGGCGGTTCCTCGCGCGGCAGCTTCAGCCAGGACCTCGACGACGAAATTCCGTTCTAGAGCTCCCTTTCCCGGGCTGCCTCATGCTTCGCATCGTCGAGACCTTGAGCGACCCCGGCAATCCGGACAAGGCGAATGAAGACGCCTTCGGTCATGCCGGCGCCCATGCCTGGGTGATCGACGGCGCGACCGATGTCGCCGACGGTCCGCTGATCGGCTCTGAGACCGGGGCGCACTGGCTTGCGCGGGAGGCGAGTGCGCTCTTCGCTGCCCATGCCGCGCGTTATGGCGCCGATCTTCACGGCCTTGTCCGTTTCACCATCGAGACGCTGGCGCTTCGCTTCGAGCAGGAACGTCTTCGCCCGCCGAACGGGCGCCACGAATGGCCGAGCGCGGCCATGGCGCTTCTCCACGCCGGCGAGGGAAAGCTCGCCTGTGCGAACTTCGCCGATTGCGGCCTTATCCTTCTCGACGATGACAGCGGCGAGGCGCGGGTCTTCGGTGTGCAGCACACCTCGCGCGAGGCGCGGGCCGTGAGCCGCACGGCGGAACTGATCGCCGCGCTCGCATCCGGCGAGAAGCCTTTCGACAATGAAGCCATCATGGCCTATCTGCGCGAAAGCCGTCGCCGCCAGAACACGGAAGAGGGATACTGGATCCTCGGCATAGACCCGAAAGCCGTCTCCCATATGCGCCATTGGGACATTCCGCTCTCGCGCCCCGTCACCGGCCTTCTCTTCAGCGACGGGTTCGGCTCCATCGTCTTCGACTATCACCGCATGGACCCGGCGGCGCTGGTGCGCCGTGCCGCGCTTGGCGGCCTCCGCTCCATCGCTGACGAGGTTCGTCGCATCGAGGCAATGGAGGATCCCGACTGTCTCGAACACCCCCGGTTCAAGCGCCATGACGACGCGACGGCGGTCCTTTTCCGCGTCGAATGAGAGGCTGCGGCGAAGGCTTTCTTCGGGCGGATTTTTCTCTTTTATTTCAGTGGGTTACAAGGCGCTATCCGGCGCGTTTGAAGTTGCCGTGATAGGGCGGAACTGCTAATCTCGCGGGCAGTCAACGAGAGGGATTCGGCGCCTGCCGGATGTCCTCTTTTTCGTTCCTTTCAGGGGTTGCGCGAGCCGCTTTCACAGGCCTTCGCGACAGCGCCCTCAACGTCAGAAAAACACTTGTCCGATACGCAAGACAGCGACATTCCGGGTGACGAGCCAGGCCCGGGCGACGATACCGGCATGGATAGTTTGAACGGTTCGGGCACGCCGCCCGGCGGTCCGGGCGGTCCTTCCGCCGGCGGTCCGCCGCCCGAGCGCGACGTCGCTCCCATCGCCATCGAAGATGAAATGCGCAGTTCCTATCTCGATTACGCGATGAGCGTGATCGTGAGCCGCGCGCTGCCCGATGCGCGGGACGGATTGAAGCCCGTGCACCGCCGCATCCTCTTTTCGATGAACGAAAACGGCTACGACTGGAACAAGCCCTATCGCAAGTCGGCCCGCGTCGTCGGTGACGTGATCGGTAAATACCATCCGCATGGCGACCAGTCGATTTACGACGCGCTGGTGCGCATGGCGCAGGATTTCTCCATGCGCCTGCCGCTCTTGGATGGGCAGGGCAATTTCGGTTCGGTGGACGGCGACCCGCCCGCCGCCATGCGATACACCGAAGTGCGCATGGCGAAGACGGCCCATGCGCTGCTCAACGACATCGACAAGAACACGATCGACTTCAAGGACAATTACGACGGCACCGAAAGGGAGCCCGTCGTTCTCCCCGCCGAATTGCCGAACCTTCTCGTCAATGGCGCGAACGGTATCGCCGTCGGCATGGCGACCAACATCCCGCCGCATAATCTCGGCGAGGTGATCGACGCCTGTATCGCGCTGATCGACAATCCTGACATCACGATAGATGAATTGATCGAGCATGTTCCCGCGCCCGATTTTCCGACCGGCGGCATCATGCTCGGCCGGCAGGGCGCGCGTCTTGCCTATCACACGGGCAAGGGCTCGGTCGTGGTGCGCGGCCGCGTCGAGTTCGAGGAAGTGCGAAAAGACCGTCAGGCGATCATCATTTCCGAAATTCCCTATCAGGTGAACAAGGCCTCGATGGTGGAAAAGATCGCCGACCTCGTGCGCGAGAAGCGCATCGAAGGCATCGCCGATCTGCGCGACGAGTCCGACCGCAACGGTATGCGCGTGGTGGTGGAGCTTCGCCGCGATGCCGTGCCGGATGTGGTGCTGAACCAGCTCTACCGGTTCTCGCCGTTGCAGCAGAGCTTCGGCTGCAACATGCTCGCGCTCGATCACGGGCGTCCCGAGCTGATGAACCTGAAGCAGTTCCTCGAAATCTTCGTCGCTTTCCGCGAGGAAGTGATTTCACGGCGAACCAAGTTCGAGCTCAACAAGGCGCGCGACCGCGCCCATGTCCTTGTCGGCCTCGCCATTGCCGTCGCCAATATCGATGAGGTCATCAAGCTCATCCGCACCGCGCCAGACCCGGCATCGGCCCGCGAAAGTCTGATGGCGCGCGACTGGCCGGCGCGGGACATTGCGCCGCTGATCGCGCTGATCGACGATCCGCGCCACCAGTTGCGTGAAGACGGCACCATCCGCATGTCGGAGGAGCAGGCCCGCGCCATTCTCGAACTCCGCCTGCAGCGCCTCACCGCGCTTGGCCGCGATGAAATCGGCGACGAACTGAAGGGTCTGGGCGAGCGGATCGAGGATTATCTCTCGATCCTGCGTTCGCGTGCCCGCGTGCTCGACATCATGCGTACCGAGCTGACGGCGATCAAAGCCGAGTTCGCGACGCCGCGCCGCACCGAGATTGCCGAGTCCGAATCCGATTTCGAGGATGAAGACCTGATCCAGCGTGAGGACATGGTCGTCACGGTCAGCCATCAGGGCTATATCAAGCGCGTGCCGCTCTCGACCTATCGCGCGCAGCGCCGCGGTGGCAAGGGCCGGTCCGGCATGTCGACCAAGGACGAGGATTTCGTCACCCGTCTCTTTGTCGCCAATACGCATACGCCCATGCTCTTCTTCTCGTCCACGGGCATGGTCTACAAGCTCAAGGTCTGGCGTCTGCCGCAATCGACGCCGCAAGCGCGCGGCAAGGCGATGATCAATATCCTGCCGCTCGACCACGGCGAATACATCACCACCGTCATGCCGATGCCGGAAGACGAAGCGAGCTGGGACAGCCTCCACGTTATGTTCGCCACCCGCAAGGGCAGCGTTCGCCGCAACAAGCTGTCGGACTTCGTGCAGATCAACCGCAACGGCAAGATCGCGATGAAGTTCGAAGGCGACGATGCGGATGACGCCATTGTCGGCGTGCAGATCTGCACGGAGGAAGACGACGTGCTGCTCACCGCCGCGAATGGCCGCTGCGTCCGCTTCCCCGTTACCGAGGTTCGCGTCTTCTCCAGCCGCAAATCAACTGGCGTGCGCGGCATCCGTCTCGGCGATGACGACAAGCTGATCGCCATGAGCATCATGCGTCATGTCGACGTCACGCCGGCGGAGGCGCGCGCTTACCTGAAGCAGGCCGCCGCCATGCGCCGTGCCGTTTCCGGCGAGGGCGAGGAGCCGGAAGCCGAAATCGTCGAGGCGGAAGAGGGCGAAGAGGAAGCAGCCGAAGAGATGACGCTCTCGACCGAGCGTTATTCCGAGCTTGGCGCCCGCGAGCAGTTTGTGCTCACCGTCAGCGAAAAGGGCTTCGGCAAGCGGTCCTCCTCCTACGACTACCGGACGTCGGGCCGCGGCGGCAAGGGCATCATCGCCATGGCCGTCACGCCGCGTAACGGCAATCTCGTTGCCTCCTTCCCGGTCGATGTGCAGGACCAGATCATGCTCGTCACAGATGCCGGCCAGCTCATTCGCTGCCCGGTGGACGATGTACGCGCCGCGGGACGCGCGACGCAAGGCGTCACGATTTTCCGTACCGCGCCGGATGAGCGCGTCGTCTCGGTCGAGCGGGTCGAGGAAACCGGCTCGGACGAGGAATAGGAGAGCGAACCATGGCGCGCATCGGGCTCTATCCCGGCACCTTCGATCCGATGACCAACGGGCATCTCGACATCATCCGCCGGGGCCTCAAGCTCGTCGATCACCTGATCGTCGCCATCGGCGTCAACGCCACCAAGACGCCGCTGCTGACGCTTGAAGAGCGGTTCCAGCTCATCGAGCAGGAGGCCGGGCCGATCGCGAAGGAACTCGGCTCGAAAATCTCGACTGCCTCCTTTTCCGGCCTCGTCGTCAATGCGGCGGACGAACATGGCGCAACTGTCATCCTTCGCGGATTGCGCGGCGCGGTCGATTTCGAGTACGAAACACAGATGGTCGGCATGAACCGTGTCATGAACCCGCATGTGGAGACGGTCTTTCTCGCCGCCTCGCCGGATACGCAGTTCATCTCCTCCACGCTCGTCCGGCAGATCGCGGGCATGGATGGCGACATTTCGCCCTTCGTGCCGCCTCATGTGAAAGCCAAGGTGCTGGCGCGCGTCGCCGAGCAGAAGAAAAGCCGCTGAAGGCGGCTCCCTCGCAACTCGCTGACAGGAGTTTTTCATGGCGAGACTGACACATATAATGATGGCGTTCGTTCTCGCCGCCGGCATGGCCGTGCTGCCGGGCCGTGCCTCCGCCGCCGATCTCGAAAACACCATCTATCTCGACCTGAAGGATGGCCGCGTCGTTATCGAGCTGCTGCCGGAAATCGCGCCGGAGCATGTCGAGCGGATCAAGACCCTCGCGCGCGAGGGCTTCTATGATGGCATTGTCTTCCACCGCGTCATCCCGGGCTTCATGGCCCAGACGGGCGATCCGACCGGCACCGGCATGGGCGGCTCGATGCTTCCCGATCTCCGTGCCGAGTTCACGCGCGAGGAAAGCTTCCAGCGCGGCACGCTCGGCATGGCGCGCTCGCAGAGCCCGAACAGCGCCAACAGCCAGTTCTTCATCGTCTTCGACGATGCGAGCTTCCTCGACGGCGAATACACGCTGTTCGGCCGCGTGGTCGAAGGCATGGAGCATGTCGACAACATCGCCGCCGGCGAACCGCCTGCCAATCCCGACAAGATCGTGAAGATGCAGGTCGCGGCAGACGCTCAGTAAGTTACACGAGGACCGATACCAAATGACCGATATCAAAGACCCGGAAAACACCCTCGTCATGGAAATTCCCCATGGCGAAGTCATCATCGAAATGCGCCCCGATCTCGCGCCGAAGCATGTCGCGCGGATCAAGGAACTGGCGCGCGAGGGCTTCTACAATGGCGTTGCCTTCCACCGCGTCATCGACGGCTTCATGGCGCAGGGCGGCGATCCGACCGGCACCGGCTCCGGCGGTTCGGGCAAGAAGATCCCGGCCGAATTCTCCAAGGAGCCGCATGTGCGCGGCATCTGCTCGATGGCCCGCACGCAGGACCCGAACAGCGCCGACTGCCAGTTCTTCATCTGCTTCGGCGACACGCGCTTCCTCGACAACCAGTACACCGTCTGGGGCAAGGTCGTCTCTGGCATGGACGCCGTCGACAAGCTGAAGCGCGGCGAACCCGTCCGCGACCCCGACCGCATCGTCTCCATGCGCGTCGCCGCCGACGCGGCATAAGACGCGCCGTTAAAAATTCCGGAGCCCTTTCCTTCCCACCCTCCCCCTGTGGGAGGGTCGAAAAATTCGAGCAGCGCGAGGATTTTTCGGGGAGGGGGCTCTGACTCGATGAAGTGAACTCGCTATCGAGTGTGATGGCGGGCCATGCCGTTACCCCTCCCCAAACGGCTTGCAGCCGTTTGACCCTCCCACAGGGGGAGGGTGGGTAAGAGCAGGTTGCCTCAATGCGCGTCTCGGATTTCGATTTCGATCTGCCGGAGGAACTGATCGCGCTCAGGCCCGCAAGGCCGCGCGACAGTGCCCGGATGCTCGTCATCGGCCCGGCGGAAAACGCGCTTGCCGATAAATCCGTCTCCGACCTGCCGTCTCATCTCCGCGAAGGCGACATCCTCGTCTTCAACGACACGAAGGTTATCCCCGCGCGCCTTTTCGGCACGAGGCGGCGGGGCGAGGCGTCGGCCCGTATCGAGGTCATGCTCCACAAGCGCGAAAGCGCCGATGAATGGCGCGCCTTTCTCCGTCCGGCGAAAAAGCTCAACCTCAGCGAGACGATAGATTTCCCGGGCGGTCTCTCCGCCGCCGTCGAGGAAAAAGGCGAGGGCGGCGAGGCGGGACTTCGCTTCTCGCTCTCCGGCCCCGCGCTCGATGCCGCCATCGCTGCGGCGGGAGAAATGCCGCTGCCGCCCTATATCGCCCGCAAGCGCGCGGCGGATGATGAAGACGTTGCCGACTATCAGACGCTCCATGCCGACGAACCGGGCGCCGTCGCCGCGCCCACCGCCGGCCTCCATTTCACGCCCGCGCTCATGGCTGCCATCGAAGCGCGCGGCGTCTCGACCGTCCGCCTCACGCTCCATGTCGGCGCGGGCACCTTCCTGCCGGTCACGGCGGAAGACACCGATACCCATAAAATGCATGCGGAGCGCGGCGAGATCACGGAAGCGGAAGCCGCCGCCATCAATGAGGCGCGGGCGAAGGGCGGCCGCATCGTCGCCGTCGGCACCACCTCACTCCGCCTCCTCGAAAGTGCTGTGGACGAGGCGGGCACTGTCCATCCCTTTCGCGGCGAGACGGATATCTTCATCACGCCGGGCTACCGTTTCCGCGCCGTGGACGTCCTCATGACCAATTTCCATCTGCCGCGCTCGACGCTTTTCATGCTCGTCTCGGCGCTCCGGTCGACGGAGGAGATGAAGCGTGCCTATGCCCATGCGGTGGCGGAGAAATACCGTTTCTATTCCTATGGCGACGCCTGCCTGATATATGGCGCGTCATGAGCCAGTTCAAATTCACCCTCGCCGCCACCGACGGCCGCGCCCGCACCGGCGCCATCGACACGCCGCGTGGGACTATCCGCACGCCCGCCTTCATGCCGGTCGGCACCGCCGCCACCGTCAAGGCGCTATATCCCGAGCAGGTCCGCGCCACCGGCGCCGACATCGTGCTCGGCAATACCTATCATCTGATGCTCCGCCCCGGCGCGGAGGAGATCGCGGCGCTGGGCGGCCTCCATTCCTTCATGAACTGGCCGCATCCGATCCTCACCGATAGCGGCGGCTTCCAGGTCATGTCGCTCTCCAAGCTCCGCAAGATGACGGAGGAGGGCGTCACCTTCCAGTCGCATCTCGACGGCTCGCGCCATCTCCTCTCGCCCGAGCGCAGCATCGAAATCCAATGCCTGCTCGGCTCCGACATCCAGATGCAGCTCGACGAATGCACGCCCTTTCCGGCGACGGAG
Above is a window of Parvibaculum lavamentivorans DS-1 DNA encoding:
- the uvrA gene encoding excinuclease ABC subunit UvrA; its protein translation is MSTASKKSAPNKHSDVQNRFIRVVGAREHNLHDVSVELPRDELIVITGLSGSGKSSLAFDTIYAEGQRRYVESLSAYARQFLEMMQKPDVDQIDGLSPAISIEQKTTSRNPRSTVGTVTEIHDYMRLLWARIGIPYSPATGLPIESQTVTQMVDRVMALPEGTRLFLLAPIVRGRKGEYRKEFAELQKKGFQRVKVDGTFYEIADVPALNKKLKHDIDVVVDRIVVRGDLGNRLADSFEIALDLADGIAVIEMADAPKDDKKSADAERIIFSSRFACPVSGFTIDEIEPRLFSFNNPFGACPECDGLGTQFYMDPDLVVPDHGLSLKKGAIAPWSRSTSPYYTQTLMALAKQYKFSMTAPWSQLPEEAQEVILYGSGDEVVTFAYDDGMRSYKTKKPFEGVIPNLERRWKETDSAWAREEIERYQGITDCDACHGFRLKPEALSVKIAKCHIGEVSQMSIRAADKWFAELGGHLTAKQNEIAGRVLKEIRERLHFLNNVGLEYLTLARNSGTLSGGESQRIRLASQIGSGLTGVLYVLDEPSIGLHQRDNDRLLETLKRLRDLGNTVIVVEHDEDAIRVADHVVDMGPGAGVHGGRVVAEGTPEDIMANPESLTGQYLTGFLQIPLPATRRPGNGKWLKVTGAKENNLKDVTAEIPLGTFTCVTGVSGGGKSTLLIETIYKAVSRRLNNTRDHPGAFDEIFGLEHLDKIIDIDQSPIGRTPRSNPATYTGSFTFIRDWFAELPESRARGYKPGRFSFNVKGGRCEACQGDGVIKIEMHFLPDVYVECDVCHGHRYNRETLEVKFKDKSIADVLEMTVDEAASFFKAVPAVRDKMEILQRVGLGYIKVGQQATTLSGGEAQRIKLAKELSRRATGRTIYILDEPTTGLHFHDVAKLLEVLHELVESGNTVVVIEHNLEVIKTADWILDLGPEGGDGGGEIVAAGTPEDVAAEPRSYTGHYLKELFKRRPGKSAGANAKTRKASAAAKSKTSARKAAPKPAARVKGRKKIG
- a CDS encoding single-stranded DNA-binding protein → MAGSVNKVILIGNVGADPEIRRTQDGRPIANLRIATSESWRDKNTGERREKTEWHRVVVFNEGLCKVIEQYVKKGAKLYIEGALQTRKWTDQSGVEKYSTEIVLQGFNSTLTMLDGKGGGGSSGGGGDYGSGSDDFGGGSGGGSSRGSFSQDLDDEIPF
- a CDS encoding protein phosphatase 2C domain-containing protein: MLRIVETLSDPGNPDKANEDAFGHAGAHAWVIDGATDVADGPLIGSETGAHWLAREASALFAAHAARYGADLHGLVRFTIETLALRFEQERLRPPNGRHEWPSAAMALLHAGEGKLACANFADCGLILLDDDSGEARVFGVQHTSREARAVSRTAELIAALASGEKPFDNEAIMAYLRESRRRQNTEEGYWILGIDPKAVSHMRHWDIPLSRPVTGLLFSDGFGSIVFDYHRMDPAALVRRAALGGLRSIADEVRRIEAMEDPDCLEHPRFKRHDDATAVLFRVE
- the gyrA gene encoding DNA gyrase subunit A, translating into MDSLNGSGTPPGGPGGPSAGGPPPERDVAPIAIEDEMRSSYLDYAMSVIVSRALPDARDGLKPVHRRILFSMNENGYDWNKPYRKSARVVGDVIGKYHPHGDQSIYDALVRMAQDFSMRLPLLDGQGNFGSVDGDPPAAMRYTEVRMAKTAHALLNDIDKNTIDFKDNYDGTEREPVVLPAELPNLLVNGANGIAVGMATNIPPHNLGEVIDACIALIDNPDITIDELIEHVPAPDFPTGGIMLGRQGARLAYHTGKGSVVVRGRVEFEEVRKDRQAIIISEIPYQVNKASMVEKIADLVREKRIEGIADLRDESDRNGMRVVVELRRDAVPDVVLNQLYRFSPLQQSFGCNMLALDHGRPELMNLKQFLEIFVAFREEVISRRTKFELNKARDRAHVLVGLAIAVANIDEVIKLIRTAPDPASARESLMARDWPARDIAPLIALIDDPRHQLREDGTIRMSEEQARAILELRLQRLTALGRDEIGDELKGLGERIEDYLSILRSRARVLDIMRTELTAIKAEFATPRRTEIAESESDFEDEDLIQREDMVVTVSHQGYIKRVPLSTYRAQRRGGKGRSGMSTKDEDFVTRLFVANTHTPMLFFSSTGMVYKLKVWRLPQSTPQARGKAMINILPLDHGEYITTVMPMPEDEASWDSLHVMFATRKGSVRRNKLSDFVQINRNGKIAMKFEGDDADDAIVGVQICTEEDDVLLTAANGRCVRFPVTEVRVFSSRKSTGVRGIRLGDDDKLIAMSIMRHVDVTPAEARAYLKQAAAMRRAVSGEGEEPEAEIVEAEEGEEEAAEEMTLSTERYSELGAREQFVLTVSEKGFGKRSSSYDYRTSGRGGKGIIAMAVTPRNGNLVASFPVDVQDQIMLVTDAGQLIRCPVDDVRAAGRATQGVTIFRTAPDERVVSVERVEETGSDEE
- the coaD gene encoding pantetheine-phosphate adenylyltransferase, whose translation is MARIGLYPGTFDPMTNGHLDIIRRGLKLVDHLIVAIGVNATKTPLLTLEERFQLIEQEAGPIAKELGSKISTASFSGLVVNAADEHGATVILRGLRGAVDFEYETQMVGMNRVMNPHVETVFLAASPDTQFISSTLVRQIAGMDGDISPFVPPHVKAKVLARVAEQKKSR
- a CDS encoding peptidylprolyl isomerase, with protein sequence MARLTHIMMAFVLAAGMAVLPGRASAADLENTIYLDLKDGRVVIELLPEIAPEHVERIKTLAREGFYDGIVFHRVIPGFMAQTGDPTGTGMGGSMLPDLRAEFTREESFQRGTLGMARSQSPNSANSQFFIVFDDASFLDGEYTLFGRVVEGMEHVDNIAAGEPPANPDKIVKMQVAADAQ
- a CDS encoding peptidylprolyl isomerase → MTDIKDPENTLVMEIPHGEVIIEMRPDLAPKHVARIKELAREGFYNGVAFHRVIDGFMAQGGDPTGTGSGGSGKKIPAEFSKEPHVRGICSMARTQDPNSADCQFFICFGDTRFLDNQYTVWGKVVSGMDAVDKLKRGEPVRDPDRIVSMRVAADAA
- the queA gene encoding tRNA preQ1(34) S-adenosylmethionine ribosyltransferase-isomerase QueA; the encoded protein is MRVSDFDFDLPEELIALRPARPRDSARMLVIGPAENALADKSVSDLPSHLREGDILVFNDTKVIPARLFGTRRRGEASARIEVMLHKRESADEWRAFLRPAKKLNLSETIDFPGGLSAAVEEKGEGGEAGLRFSLSGPALDAAIAAAGEMPLPPYIARKRAADDEDVADYQTLHADEPGAVAAPTAGLHFTPALMAAIEARGVSTVRLTLHVGAGTFLPVTAEDTDTHKMHAERGEITEAEAAAINEARAKGGRIVAVGTTSLRLLESAVDEAGTVHPFRGETDIFITPGYRFRAVDVLMTNFHLPRSTLFMLVSALRSTEEMKRAYAHAVAEKYRFYSYGDACLIYGAS